Proteins from a genomic interval of Desulfovibrio piger:
- the uvrC gene encoding excinuclease ABC subunit UvrC, which translates to MQKPDPSSIPLSPGVYLYRDGKGQVIYVGKARILRRRVLSYFRPEGLPAKTKAMLAHAQSIEFLTTTTEKEALLLEASLIKKYRPHYNIVLRDDKQYVLFRVNIKHPFPRLEVVRKARRDGARYFGPFTSSLAARETWKLLHRAFPLRRCSDRAMKNRVRPCLYHHMGQCPAPCMGLVTAEDYFEGVRRVCDLLQGKADPLLKELHSRMEAAAEALEFEQAAVLRDQIRAVEKTVERQATVLPGGGDMDVLGLFQAERGLALGLVFVRGGAMTDGRAFYWPGLTFDDAPELLFSFVGQYYEQLTPPPRILLPWLPAAVQEADGEDGGTDGAPDERSLLEQALSERRGGPVRLVAPQNPADNRLVDVAQSNAREEARRREKLEETPLPERLARALHLPGAPRRIECVDVSHTGGRQTRVGMVVYEDGRPSPDQYRAYAMPDGGDDYGTLYAWVARRLESGPPWPDLMLIDGGRSQLAVVERALADAGKADFFPLAAIAKARDEAGHADRRAGNVADRIFLPGRSNPLPLREGCAELLFLQNVRDATHRFAIGRHRKARGQAALSGELMRLPGIGPATARLLWETFGSLEAMRAASVDDLRRLPGIGASRAALLHEKLKGLEG; encoded by the coding sequence ATGCAGAAACCCGATCCTTCTTCCATCCCCCTCTCGCCCGGTGTCTACCTGTACCGGGACGGCAAAGGCCAGGTCATCTATGTGGGCAAGGCGCGCATCCTGCGCCGCCGCGTGCTCTCCTATTTTCGCCCCGAAGGCCTGCCCGCCAAGACCAAAGCCATGCTGGCCCACGCGCAGAGCATCGAATTCCTGACCACCACCACGGAAAAGGAAGCCCTGCTGCTGGAAGCCAGCCTCATCAAGAAATACCGGCCGCATTACAATATCGTGCTGCGCGACGACAAGCAGTACGTGCTCTTCCGCGTGAACATCAAGCACCCCTTCCCCCGGCTGGAGGTGGTGCGCAAGGCCCGGCGCGACGGGGCCCGCTATTTCGGGCCCTTCACGTCCTCGCTGGCCGCCCGCGAGACCTGGAAGCTGCTGCACCGGGCCTTTCCCCTGCGCCGCTGCTCCGACCGGGCCATGAAGAACCGCGTGCGCCCCTGCCTTTACCATCATATGGGCCAGTGCCCGGCCCCCTGCATGGGCCTGGTCACGGCCGAGGACTATTTCGAAGGCGTGCGCCGCGTCTGTGACCTTTTGCAGGGCAAGGCCGACCCCCTGCTCAAGGAATTGCACAGCCGCATGGAAGCCGCTGCGGAAGCCCTGGAATTCGAACAGGCCGCCGTGCTGCGCGACCAGATCCGCGCCGTGGAAAAGACCGTGGAACGGCAGGCCACGGTCCTGCCCGGCGGCGGCGACATGGACGTGCTGGGACTGTTCCAGGCGGAGCGGGGCCTGGCCCTGGGGCTGGTCTTCGTACGCGGCGGCGCCATGACCGACGGCCGGGCCTTCTACTGGCCGGGCCTGACCTTCGACGACGCGCCGGAGCTGCTCTTTTCCTTCGTGGGCCAGTATTACGAACAGCTCACCCCGCCGCCGCGCATCCTGCTGCCCTGGCTGCCCGCAGCCGTGCAGGAGGCTGACGGGGAAGACGGCGGCACGGACGGGGCCCCCGACGAGCGCAGCCTGCTGGAACAGGCCCTTTCCGAACGGCGCGGCGGCCCGGTGCGGCTGGTGGCGCCGCAGAACCCGGCCGACAACCGTCTGGTGGACGTGGCCCAGTCCAATGCCCGCGAAGAGGCCCGGCGGCGCGAAAAGCTGGAGGAAACGCCCCTGCCGGAACGGCTGGCGCGGGCCCTGCACCTGCCGGGCGCGCCCCGGCGCATCGAATGCGTGGACGTGTCCCATACCGGCGGCCGCCAGACCCGCGTGGGCATGGTTGTCTATGAGGACGGCCGCCCCAGCCCCGACCAGTACCGGGCCTATGCCATGCCCGACGGCGGCGACGATTACGGCACGCTCTATGCCTGGGTGGCCCGGCGTCTGGAAAGCGGCCCGCCCTGGCCCGACCTGATGCTCATCGACGGGGGCCGCAGCCAGCTGGCCGTGGTGGAACGCGCCCTGGCCGATGCGGGCAAGGCCGATTTCTTCCCGCTGGCGGCCATCGCCAAGGCCCGGGACGAGGCTGGCCATGCCGACCGGCGCGCGGGCAATGTGGCCGACCGCATCTTCCTGCCCGGCCGCAGCAATCCCCTGCCCCTGCGCGAAGGCTGCGCGGAGCTGCTCTTTTTGCAGAACGTGCGTGACGCCACGCACCGTTTCGCCATCGGCCGTCACCGCAAGGCGCGCGGTCAGGCCGCCCTTTCCGGCGAGCTCATGCGCCTGCCCGGCATCGGCCCGGCCACGGCACGCCTGCTCTGGGAGACCTTCGGCAGTCTGGAGGCCATGCGGGCCGCCAGTGTGGACGATCTGCGCCGCCTGCCCGGCATCGGGGCTTCCAGGGCCGCCCTGCTGCACGAAAAGCTGAAAGGGCTGGAGGGCTGA
- a CDS encoding hydrolase: protein MQARFGSRTADLVCMGGIAFCALVLLCSESVMEAYTSMTAGHPFFMGFCKFALLATLGECLALRLTKGVYMTAGFGLIPRAVVWGCLGVAISAAFMIFSAGAPVILHLLGMEAAEQALSGPLGTTKILTAFSVSLTMNTMFAPIMMIAHKVADLHIAQYQGRLACLWNAPQTGRLLQSVDWNSFWKNVLCRSLLWFWIPVHTVTFLLPPSFRVLFAAVLGAILGLLLALLSSKQTEAA from the coding sequence ATGCAGGCAAGATTCGGCAGTCGTACGGCAGACCTCGTCTGCATGGGGGGCATCGCGTTCTGCGCCCTGGTCCTTTTGTGTTCCGAGAGCGTCATGGAGGCCTACACCTCCATGACGGCGGGGCATCCTTTCTTCATGGGCTTTTGCAAGTTCGCCTTGCTGGCGACCCTGGGCGAATGCCTGGCACTGCGGTTGACCAAAGGGGTCTATATGACGGCCGGCTTCGGCCTCATCCCCCGCGCCGTGGTGTGGGGCTGCCTGGGGGTCGCCATCTCGGCAGCCTTCATGATCTTTTCTGCGGGAGCGCCGGTCATCCTGCACCTGCTCGGCATGGAAGCGGCGGAACAGGCCCTTTCCGGCCCGCTGGGCACGACGAAGATCCTGACGGCGTTTTCCGTCAGCCTGACGATGAACACCATGTTCGCTCCCATCATGATGATCGCGCACAAGGTGGCTGACCTGCACATCGCCCAGTATCAGGGGCGTCTGGCCTGCCTCTGGAATGCTCCGCAGACCGGCAGGCTCCTGCAGTCCGTGGACTGGAACAGCTTCTGGAAAAACGTGCTGTGCCGCTCCCTGCTCTGGTTCTGGATCCCGGTCCATACCGTGACGTTCCTGTTGCCCCCGTCCTTCCGTGTCCTGTTCGCGGCTGTCCTGGGAGCGATCCTGGGGCTGCTGCTGGCCCTGTTGTCCTCAAAGCAGACGGAGGCCGCATAG
- a CDS encoding aldehyde ferredoxin oxidoreductase C-terminal domain-containing protein, with product MGRRGLKAVVFLEGNQRPAMKDAARFRAASKAYMKALREHPMTGSVLPRFGTASLVTVINEMGAMPTRNYRTGRFEGADGLSGERMQALQQARGGQMTHACQVGCPIACSNVYHGPDGEYLTSGMEYETIALNGSNLDVADLDTVAAVDRLCDDTGLDTMETGATIAMAMEAGLLPYGDSAGILDMIRQMRDGTVLGRELAEGTERFGKRYGVRRIPVVKRQALAGYDPRALKGTGVTCATSPMGGDHTAGNTIGMPGLDPLGTAGQVEASRAAQTLMAVFDSLGMCIFSAMPSEDAAVFGLVGEMLAGVYGGSWTPDDVLALGRQTLENEKRFNAGAHIDASEDDVPAFMREEALPPHDSVFDIPREQLASTLDFSAGQRG from the coding sequence ATGGGCCGCCGGGGGCTCAAGGCCGTCGTTTTCCTGGAGGGGAACCAGCGTCCCGCCATGAAAGACGCCGCCCGCTTCCGCGCAGCCAGCAAGGCCTATATGAAAGCTTTGCGCGAGCACCCCATGACGGGGTCCGTCCTGCCCCGTTTCGGCACGGCATCCCTGGTGACGGTCATCAACGAGATGGGGGCCATGCCCACACGCAATTACCGGACCGGCAGGTTCGAAGGCGCGGACGGCCTGTCCGGGGAGCGCATGCAGGCCCTGCAGCAGGCCCGCGGCGGCCAGATGACCCATGCCTGCCAGGTGGGGTGCCCCATCGCCTGCTCCAATGTTTATCATGGCCCTGATGGTGAGTACCTGACTTCGGGGATGGAATACGAGACCATCGCGCTCAACGGCTCCAACCTTGATGTGGCGGACCTGGATACGGTCGCGGCGGTGGACCGGCTGTGCGACGATACCGGGCTCGATACCATGGAGACCGGGGCCACCATCGCCATGGCCATGGAAGCCGGGCTCCTTCCCTACGGTGACTCGGCCGGCATCCTCGACATGATCCGCCAGATGCGGGACGGGACGGTGCTGGGCCGGGAGCTGGCCGAGGGGACGGAACGCTTCGGCAAGCGATACGGGGTGCGGCGCATCCCTGTCGTCAAGCGTCAGGCGCTGGCGGGCTATGATCCGCGGGCGCTGAAGGGCACGGGCGTCACGTGCGCCACGTCGCCCATGGGCGGTGACCATACCGCGGGCAATACCATCGGCATGCCGGGGCTGGATCCCCTGGGGACTGCCGGACAAGTGGAGGCTTCGCGGGCCGCCCAGACGCTGATGGCCGTCTTCGACAGCCTCGGGATGTGCATCTTTTCGGCCATGCCCTCGGAGGATGCGGCTGTCTTCGGCCTTGTGGGCGAGATGCTGGCCGGGGTCTACGGCGGCAGCTGGACGCCGGACGACGTGCTGGCGCTGGGACGGCAGACGCTGGAGAACGAAAAGCGCTTCAATGCCGGCGCGCATATAGACGCCTCCGAGGACGATGTCCCGGCCTTCATGCGGGAAGAAGCCCTGCCGCCGCATGACAGCGTGTTCGACATCCCGCGGGAACAGCTGGCATCGACGCTCGATTTCAGCGCGGGACAGCGGGGGTAG
- the hisC gene encoding histidinol-phosphate transaminase codes for MYTCAVRPEIASLSAYVPGMSIAEVRERYGLSRVIKMASNENPLGVSPLVRKVLATSLEEAFRYPQGGNPALREALARAHHVSPERIVVGNGSDEIIDMLIRMLAVPGKHSVVCFEPCFSLYPIQARICGVETRRCPLSPDYSFDLDALFSLVDARTRLVFVTTPDNPSGYCPPLTAMRRLAEQLERHFPRCLLVVDEAYMDFAGASCGDTSRFSLLASGDLPANVAILRTFSKSYGLAGLRLGYGVLPAELAGFYWRARLPFSVNSLAEKAGLAVLRDSEFRRATLECIRSGRCRLTEGLRLLGCDVWPSEANFLMIRLPEGYDASSCFEHLLQCGIIISPLSSYGMPDKLRISIGTKEDNEAFLEALRSFLEKSF; via the coding sequence ATGTACACCTGTGCCGTACGCCCGGAGATAGCCAGCCTGAGCGCCTATGTTCCCGGCATGTCCATTGCCGAGGTCAGGGAGCGCTACGGGCTTTCCCGTGTCATCAAGATGGCCAGCAACGAAAACCCGCTGGGGGTATCGCCGCTGGTACGAAAGGTGCTCGCCACCAGTCTGGAAGAGGCCTTCCGCTATCCGCAGGGCGGCAATCCCGCGCTGCGGGAAGCCCTGGCCCGTGCGCACCATGTCTCCCCGGAGCGCATCGTCGTCGGCAACGGCTCTGACGAGATCATCGACATGCTGATCCGCATGCTGGCCGTACCGGGCAAACATTCCGTGGTCTGCTTCGAGCCCTGCTTCAGCCTGTATCCCATACAGGCCAGGATCTGCGGGGTGGAGACGCGTCGCTGCCCCCTTTCCCCTGACTACAGTTTCGACCTCGATGCCCTGTTTTCCCTGGTGGATGCCAGGACCCGTCTCGTCTTCGTGACGACGCCGGACAATCCCTCCGGCTACTGCCCGCCCCTGACGGCCATGCGCCGTCTGGCAGAACAGCTGGAAAGACATTTTCCCCGCTGCCTGCTGGTGGTGGACGAGGCCTACATGGACTTTGCGGGCGCTTCCTGCGGGGATACCTCCCGCTTTTCCCTGCTGGCTTCGGGAGATTTGCCCGCCAATGTGGCCATCCTCAGGACTTTCTCCAAAAGTTACGGACTGGCCGGGCTGCGTCTGGGATACGGGGTGCTGCCTGCCGAACTGGCCGGGTTCTACTGGAGGGCCCGGCTGCCGTTCTCGGTCAACTCTCTTGCGGAAAAAGCCGGGCTGGCCGTGCTCCGGGACAGCGAATTTCGCAGGGCCACCCTGGAGTGCATACGCTCCGGACGGTGTCGGCTGACAGAAGGATTGCGACTTTTGGGATGTGATGTCTGGCCGAGTGAAGCAAACTTCCTCATGATACGTCTGCCTGAAGGATACGATGCTTCCTCATGTTTTGAGCATCTTTTGCAGTGCGGTATCATCATCAGTCCGCTTTCAAGCTACGGGATGCCTGACAAACTCAGGATAAGTATAGGGACAAAAGAAGATAATGAAGCTTTTTTGGAGGCATTAAGATCTTTTTTGGAAAAATCCTTTTAA
- a CDS encoding outer membrane homotrimeric porin yields MKKFARIALTACLLLGIAAQANAVDFKIKGRWISLFDYGQNGNMTGGNGSTGYAKGFDNFEALQRWRIQLDAVASDNLSGTVHFEIGKHRWGQASTGGQLGSDSNMVRLKHAYIDWRVPETDLKLRMGIQAINLPGFATDSQVMGSDVAGITASYTFNDNVGLTAFWARAYNDNFLGSDDDAPNNKQNFMDNVDFFGLVLPLTFEGARITPWVMGGMIGPNAFRTQDGYLTNIANCYFVPNLTALNYGFHSNKLTGYGTAFWAGLTGEVTAFDPFRLAWDFNYGSVTYDDGAASRRGWLASVLLEYKLDWGIPGIVGWYASGDDDDLGNGSERLPYTSVDEMGNSFATYAFYGSRPGSDRDCLIGRSMAGTWGVGLRIRDLSFMDKLKHHLRVNLIGGSNDPGILKSIHEKTGVWMSPNNYDGQTIMGMDTMYLTRNDTILECGIKNDYQIYENLKFSLDFSYMALWLDKSDDVWGQSRINGRNDDVRDAWNITAGFTYTF; encoded by the coding sequence ATGAAGAAATTTGCAAGAATAGCGCTGACGGCCTGTCTGCTTCTTGGCATAGCTGCGCAGGCCAATGCTGTCGACTTCAAAATAAAAGGCAGATGGATCAGCCTTTTCGACTACGGACAGAACGGGAACATGACGGGGGGCAACGGATCGACAGGCTATGCCAAGGGCTTTGACAACTTCGAAGCCCTGCAGCGCTGGCGCATCCAGCTGGATGCCGTTGCTTCCGATAACCTTTCCGGCACGGTGCACTTCGAGATCGGCAAGCACCGCTGGGGCCAGGCCTCCACAGGCGGTCAGCTGGGATCTGACTCCAACATGGTCCGCCTCAAGCATGCCTATATCGACTGGCGTGTTCCGGAGACCGATCTGAAGTTGCGCATGGGCATCCAGGCCATCAACCTGCCCGGATTTGCCACGGACTCCCAGGTCATGGGTTCCGACGTGGCCGGCATCACGGCCAGCTACACCTTCAATGACAATGTGGGCCTCACCGCCTTCTGGGCCCGTGCCTACAACGACAATTTTCTCGGCAGCGACGACGATGCGCCCAACAACAAGCAGAATTTCATGGATAACGTGGACTTTTTCGGGCTTGTGCTGCCGCTCACCTTTGAAGGTGCCCGCATCACGCCCTGGGTCATGGGCGGCATGATCGGCCCCAATGCCTTCCGCACGCAGGACGGCTACCTGACCAACATCGCCAACTGCTATTTCGTGCCCAACCTGACGGCGCTCAATTACGGTTTCCACAGCAACAAGCTCACCGGCTACGGCACGGCCTTCTGGGCCGGCCTGACCGGCGAGGTCACGGCCTTCGATCCCTTCCGCCTGGCCTGGGACTTCAACTACGGCTCCGTCACCTACGACGACGGCGCCGCCAGCCGCCGCGGCTGGCTGGCCTCGGTACTGCTGGAATACAAGCTGGACTGGGGCATCCCCGGCATCGTCGGCTGGTACGCATCCGGCGATGACGACGACCTGGGGAACGGCTCGGAACGCCTTCCCTACACATCCGTTGACGAAATGGGCAATTCCTTTGCCACCTACGCCTTTTACGGCAGCCGTCCCGGCAGCGACCGAGACTGCCTCATCGGCCGCTCCATGGCGGGCACCTGGGGCGTCGGCCTGCGCATCCGCGACCTGAGCTTCATGGACAAGCTGAAGCACCACCTGCGCGTCAACCTCATCGGCGGCAGCAACGACCCGGGCATCCTCAAGTCCATCCATGAAAAGACGGGCGTCTGGATGTCCCCCAACAACTACGACGGCCAGACCATCATGGGCATGGACACCATGTATCTGACCCGCAATGACACCATCCTGGAATGCGGCATCAAGAACGACTACCAGATCTACGAAAACCTCAAGTTCAGCCTGGACTTCTCCTACATGGCCCTGTGGCTCGACAAGAGCGATGACGTCTGGGGACAGAGCCGCATCAACGGACGCAATGACGACGTCCGCGATGCCTGGAACATCACCGCCGGCTTCACATATACCTTCTAA
- a CDS encoding sigma-54-dependent Fis family transcriptional regulator: MGKTIDYRDAAYWKDIVKAKQAFLAGDQAAAEGRVRPLVLESWKRCLPFLGTKLAKKRTCLEQSALTHVMQQNRELLACAIPVIEYLNTILGSSSTVVLLTSGDGVLLHKHVGTKSRAAAALLSLGMLMGEEYEGTTSTALCLREQSVVELFGAEHLIREEEDLCCISAPIFGGKRRMLGVLTIALPLELYHLHTSGMVLMAAKDISDQHHLHDLLSDQEAILEQVDTGIVVLDKNGGIKAANCTGRSMLHISPPPAPLGNINDVLGSAESLLMMIQSRKNIRDRECFFNLTDGGSLQCMLSAAPIPNDKGMVLFLHEASKAQRLAAHSVGAKAIYTFSSIIGESPSLQKAIELSKVASHSNITTLILGESGTGKELFAHAIHNASARKNAPFVVVNCGALPRDLIQSELFGYDPGAFTGAQKQGKPGKFELAEGGTIFLDEIGDMPLEAQINLLRVIQNKEVSRIGGKFSRPIDVRIIAATNKRLQQSVRDGSFREDLFYRLSVLTIDVPPLRERQQDVMLLAESFLRAGVQAIHKPCRGFSAEVAEIFSRYPWPGNVRELENIVERSLNIARGDTIEREDLPLSLLEREDEDLGGRNRWQAAPAPGNVPAAVLPGRDTGRGGTLQSREVEILLDVLKANGGNMRKTAQELGIARSALYAKLHRMGIDIAALRSGR; the protein is encoded by the coding sequence GTGGGGAAAACTATCGATTATCGTGATGCGGCGTACTGGAAGGATATCGTCAAGGCAAAGCAGGCATTCCTGGCAGGGGATCAGGCTGCGGCGGAAGGACGGGTGCGTCCTCTTGTCCTGGAGTCGTGGAAACGCTGTCTTCCTTTCCTGGGGACGAAACTGGCCAAAAAAAGGACATGCCTCGAGCAGAGCGCCCTGACCCATGTCATGCAGCAGAACAGGGAACTGCTGGCCTGTGCCATCCCCGTCATCGAATACCTGAACACCATCCTGGGCAGTTCCTCCACCGTCGTCCTGCTCACCAGCGGCGACGGGGTGCTGCTGCACAAGCATGTGGGGACGAAGAGCCGCGCGGCGGCGGCCCTGCTTTCCCTGGGGATGCTGATGGGGGAAGAATACGAGGGGACCACCAGCACGGCCTTGTGCCTGCGCGAACAGAGTGTGGTGGAGCTGTTCGGAGCAGAGCATCTCATCCGGGAGGAAGAAGACCTGTGCTGCATCTCGGCGCCCATCTTTGGCGGCAAGCGGCGCATGCTGGGGGTGCTGACCATCGCCCTGCCGCTGGAGCTCTATCATCTGCATACCTCGGGCATGGTCCTGATGGCTGCCAAGGACATCAGTGACCAGCACCATCTGCATGACCTGCTGAGCGACCAGGAGGCCATCCTGGAACAGGTGGACACCGGGATCGTCGTCCTGGACAAGAACGGGGGGATCAAGGCCGCCAACTGCACCGGCCGGAGCATGCTCCACATCTCGCCGCCGCCTGCGCCCCTGGGCAACATCAATGATGTGCTGGGGAGCGCCGAGTCCCTGCTGATGATGATCCAGTCCCGCAAGAACATCCGGGACAGGGAGTGCTTTTTCAATCTGACGGACGGCGGATCGCTGCAATGCATGCTGTCCGCAGCGCCCATCCCCAACGACAAGGGCATGGTCCTCTTCCTCCATGAGGCCAGCAAGGCGCAGCGGCTTGCCGCCCACAGCGTGGGGGCCAAGGCGATCTATACGTTCTCCAGCATCATCGGCGAGTCCCCCAGCCTGCAGAAGGCCATCGAACTCAGCAAGGTCGCCTCGCACAGCAACATCACGACCCTCATCCTCGGGGAGAGCGGCACCGGCAAGGAACTGTTCGCCCATGCCATCCACAATGCCAGCGCCCGCAAGAATGCGCCTTTTGTGGTCGTCAATTGCGGCGCCCTGCCCCGAGACCTCATCCAGAGCGAGCTGTTCGGCTATGACCCCGGGGCGTTCACCGGCGCGCAGAAGCAGGGCAAGCCGGGCAAGTTCGAACTGGCGGAAGGGGGGACCATCTTCCTGGACGAGATCGGCGACATGCCGCTGGAGGCCCAGATCAACCTGTTGCGCGTCATCCAGAACAAGGAAGTGAGCCGTATCGGCGGCAAGTTCTCCCGGCCGATCGACGTCCGCATCATCGCCGCGACCAACAAGCGCCTGCAGCAGAGCGTGCGCGACGGCTCGTTCCGGGAGGATCTGTTCTACCGCCTGAGCGTGCTGACCATCGACGTCCCGCCCCTGCGGGAAAGGCAGCAGGACGTCATGCTGCTGGCGGAATCTTTCCTCCGGGCCGGCGTGCAGGCCATCCACAAGCCATGCCGGGGGTTCTCGGCAGAAGTCGCCGAGATCTTCAGCCGTTATCCCTGGCCGGGGAACGTGCGGGAACTGGAGAATATCGTGGAGCGTTCCCTCAACATCGCCCGCGGGGATACCATAGAGCGGGAAGACCTGCCGCTTTCCCTTCTGGAACGGGAAGACGAGGATCTGGGCGGCAGGAACAGGTGGCAGGCCGCGCCCGCTCCCGGCAATGTCCCGGCCGCGGTCCTTCCCGGCAGGGACACGGGCCGGGGAGGGACCCTGCAATCCCGCGAAGTGGAGATCCTGCTGGATGTCCTGAAGGCCAACGGGGGCAATATGCGCAAGACGGCCCAGGAGCTGGGCATCGCCCGGAGCGCCCTGTATGCCAAGCTGCACCGGATGGGTATCGACATCGCGGCCCTGAGATCGGGCAGATGA
- the hpsG gene encoding (2S)-3-sulfopropanediol dehydratase, giving the protein MMNCCCCESQQEAWIREAAEGKPNRFRKDNPRVIDMLESFDCTPPYVDIERARYFTESMKQTEGQHLTLRWAKALMNVAQKMPVYIEDTQLIVGRLGTDKGRYGIVYPELDGDFYEGVLADFATRENPPIRIDKENIPVLLGEIGSYWKGKTYHHALFQNMPEFCRHNAYSDAEGLSPRYIVSESSSLRSSLQWVLDFDKVLKLGFAGVKADAMRRLEALDPENPADQLYKRPFLEAVALVCDAVVVFAHRHAALAREKAVAEKDPVRKQELLEIAERCEWVPEHPARTFHEAVQSHWFAQAFSRLEQRTGCIISNGRMDQQLISYYRQDIKAGILDEKKALEILGCMWCQMAQFIELPLSPGVMDTQAGFAHWEAVTIGGQTTEGLDATNELTYLLLKSKREFPTHYPDLAVRVHARTPQRLLWDVAETIKQGQGYPKLLNDEELIPRMLAKGAPASEVFDYVVSGCNETRLINRESYMSPGTQVNLGAALELVLRNGRLKKFGDELFTFETGAPCSFKTWEEFWDAYVKQQNNLIKSSFMLQDTIHHTRAKFFASPLASGLHSLCMDSCVDLNSDVAPEGALDIAFFDAIGFGTVVDSLSAIKTLVFEQKRLSMKELLEALDCNFEGKEDIQALLQGAPSFGNGDLEVDTLGRMLEKSALDFTARYAGKNGVQPLEIRTTSVTANVPHGKFVGATPNGRKAWMPLSDGSSPSHGSDRNGPTAVLLSQYQSTNWNAANRACRLLNMKMAPKTVEGEEGTKKLVDLIRAFINLRVWHLQMNIINRETLVAAQKDPQKYKNLVVRIAGYSAYFVDLSPDLQNDLIDRTEQENCD; this is encoded by the coding sequence ATGATGAATTGCTGCTGCTGTGAAAGTCAGCAAGAAGCGTGGATCCGCGAAGCTGCCGAAGGCAAGCCCAACCGGTTCCGCAAGGACAACCCCCGCGTCATCGACATGCTGGAGTCCTTTGACTGCACTCCGCCCTATGTCGACATCGAGCGCGCCCGCTATTTCACCGAATCCATGAAGCAGACGGAAGGCCAGCACCTGACCCTGCGCTGGGCCAAGGCCCTGATGAACGTGGCCCAGAAGATGCCCGTCTATATCGAAGATACCCAGCTCATCGTGGGCCGTCTGGGCACCGACAAGGGGCGCTACGGCATCGTCTATCCCGAACTGGACGGCGACTTCTATGAAGGTGTCCTGGCTGACTTCGCCACGCGCGAGAACCCGCCGATCCGCATCGACAAGGAAAACATCCCCGTCCTCCTCGGCGAGATCGGCTCCTACTGGAAGGGCAAGACCTACCATCACGCCCTGTTCCAGAACATGCCGGAATTCTGCCGCCACAATGCCTATTCCGATGCCGAGGGCCTCTCGCCCCGCTACATCGTTTCCGAGTCTTCCTCGCTGCGTTCCAGCCTGCAGTGGGTGCTGGACTTCGACAAAGTGCTGAAGCTGGGCTTTGCGGGCGTGAAGGCCGACGCCATGCGCCGCCTGGAGGCCCTGGACCCCGAGAACCCCGCTGACCAGCTGTACAAGCGCCCCTTCCTGGAAGCCGTGGCCCTGGTCTGCGACGCGGTGGTGGTCTTTGCCCACCGCCATGCTGCCCTGGCCCGTGAAAAGGCCGTGGCGGAAAAAGATCCTGTCCGCAAGCAGGAACTGCTGGAGATCGCCGAACGCTGCGAATGGGTGCCCGAACATCCCGCCCGCACCTTCCATGAAGCCGTGCAGTCCCACTGGTTCGCCCAGGCCTTCTCCCGCCTGGAACAGCGCACGGGCTGCATCATCTCCAACGGCCGCATGGACCAGCAGCTCATCTCCTACTACCGTCAGGACATCAAGGCCGGCATCCTGGACGAGAAGAAGGCCCTGGAGATCCTGGGCTGCATGTGGTGCCAGATGGCCCAGTTCATCGAACTGCCCCTGTCCCCCGGCGTCATGGACACCCAGGCCGGTTTTGCCCACTGGGAGGCCGTGACCATCGGCGGCCAGACCACCGAAGGCCTGGATGCCACCAATGAGCTGACCTACCTGCTGCTCAAGTCCAAGCGCGAGTTCCCCACCCACTATCCCGACCTGGCCGTGCGCGTCCACGCGCGTACGCCGCAGCGCCTCCTGTGGGACGTGGCCGAGACCATCAAGCAGGGGCAGGGCTATCCCAAGCTGCTCAATGACGAGGAGCTGATCCCCCGCATGCTGGCCAAGGGCGCCCCGGCCAGCGAAGTGTTCGACTACGTGGTCAGCGGCTGCAACGAGACCCGCCTGATCAACCGCGAATCCTACATGAGCCCCGGCACGCAGGTGAACCTGGGCGCGGCCCTGGAACTCGTGCTGCGCAACGGCCGCCTGAAGAAGTTCGGCGACGAGCTCTTCACCTTTGAAACGGGCGCCCCCTGCAGCTTCAAGACCTGGGAAGAGTTCTGGGATGCCTACGTGAAGCAGCAGAACAACCTGATCAAGTCCTCCTTCATGCTGCAGGACACCATCCACCACACGCGCGCCAAGTTCTTCGCCAGCCCCCTGGCCTCCGGCCTGCACTCGCTCTGCATGGATTCCTGCGTGGACCTCAACAGCGACGTGGCCCCCGAAGGCGCCCTCGACATCGCCTTCTTCGACGCCATCGGCTTCGGCACCGTGGTGGACTCCCTGTCCGCCATCAAGACCCTGGTCTTCGAACAGAAGCGCCTGAGCATGAAGGAACTGCTGGAAGCCCTGGACTGCAACTTCGAAGGCAAGGAAGACATCCAGGCCCTGCTGCAGGGCGCGCCGAGCTTCGGCAACGGCGACCTCGAAGTGGACACCCTGGGCCGCATGCTGGAAAAGTCCGCCCTGGACTTCACCGCCCGCTATGCCGGCAAGAACGGTGTGCAGCCCCTGGAGATCCGCACCACCTCCGTTACGGCCAACGTGCCCCACGGCAAGTTCGTCGGCGCTACCCCCAACGGCCGCAAAGCCTGGATGCCGCTCTCTGACGGCAGCTCCCCCTCGCATGGCAGCGACCGCAACGGCCCCACCGCCGTGCTGCTCTCCCAGTACCAGAGCACCAACTGGAACGCCGCCAACCGCGCCTGCCGCCTGCTGAACATGAAGATGGCCCCCAAGACCGTGGAAGGCGAAGAAGGGACCAAGAAGCTGGTCGACCTGATCCGGGCCTTCATCAACCTGCGCGTCTGGCACCTGCAGATGAACATCATCAACCGCGAGACCCTCGTGGCCGCCCAGAAGGATCCGCAGAAGTACAAGAACCTCGTGGTCCGCATCGCGGGCTACAGCGCCTACTTCGTCGACCTTTCCCCTGACCTGCAGAATGACCTGATCGACCGTACCGAACAGGAAAACTGCGATTAA